From one Methanomassiliicoccales archaeon genomic stretch:
- a CDS encoding CPBP family intramembrane metalloprotease, with protein sequence MSLGETGPIGGELAPTCPICRMTIPDDAVFCPYCGNKLKEMPVSPSPPLPPPPQYRPLPSSPTLIDVGRGVAAYSTLILLILLTVNIFILIWSISIVLPGIDDSTFAFYIVTPWIVELIEIGGNVLGAYHILLVIIITASFIWIVWKSWPTFTEELRIRPLKKGHSPLYVVGTFFFTLLAFNFFYYIALEAVGITPETPAFQGDLWKALFAFANASVWEELITRVLFIGIPLIFVDLMRKGEMRWKSYFLGGSFKLDRPEIILILFSSSVFALAHLTSWDAFKIPPTFLAGLVLGYLFLRVGLYASIMLHFTFDYLSIPIEISQDLVVSVVIGIAMLVWIAVGSCYFYYYATKVIGFVMGKEFWPPKMLRPKPQPMIYAPSDYYASKAHRQNMAPAPRVAWEQSFGFSCKYCGNTEARYKDGDFYCLRCGRKN encoded by the coding sequence ATGAGTTTGGGGGAGACGGGCCCAATCGGTGGAGAACTTGCCCCGACCTGCCCCATCTGCAGAATGACCATACCGGACGATGCGGTGTTCTGCCCATACTGTGGTAACAAGTTGAAAGAGATGCCTGTGTCACCTTCACCTCCACTTCCGCCTCCACCTCAATACAGGCCACTACCCAGCTCACCGACGCTTATTGATGTGGGTAGGGGCGTTGCTGCATACTCCACCCTGATACTGCTCATTCTGCTGACGGTCAACATATTCATACTGATATGGAGCATCTCCATCGTGCTGCCAGGTATCGATGATTCGACCTTTGCCTTTTACATCGTGACTCCATGGATAGTGGAGCTTATCGAGATCGGCGGTAACGTGCTAGGTGCCTACCACATATTGCTTGTAATAATCATCACGGCATCCTTCATATGGATCGTCTGGAAGAGCTGGCCCACCTTCACCGAGGAGCTGAGGATCCGCCCCCTGAAAAAGGGGCATAGCCCCCTGTATGTGGTGGGTACCTTCTTCTTCACCTTGCTCGCATTCAACTTCTTCTACTACATAGCCCTCGAAGCGGTAGGCATTACTCCCGAGACACCCGCTTTTCAAGGGGACCTTTGGAAGGCACTGTTCGCCTTTGCCAACGCCTCGGTCTGGGAAGAATTGATCACCAGGGTTCTGTTCATTGGAATACCACTAATCTTCGTTGATCTGATGCGAAAGGGTGAAATGCGCTGGAAATCATATTTCCTGGGAGGAAGTTTCAAGCTGGATCGGCCAGAAATCATACTGATACTGTTCTCCTCATCAGTTTTTGCCCTTGCACATCTCACTTCTTGGGACGCGTTCAAGATCCCCCCGACCTTCCTAGCAGGCTTAGTTCTTGGATACCTGTTCCTGAGGGTGGGCTTGTATGCATCCATAATGCTGCATTTTACGTTCGATTACCTGTCAATACCGATCGAGATCAGCCAGGACTTGGTTGTGAGCGTTGTCATTGGGATAGCGATGCTGGTTTGGATAGCGGTCGGTTCCTGCTACTTCTACTACTATGCGACCAAGGTGATAGGGTTCGTCATGGGGAAGGAATTCTGGCCTCCGAAAATGCTTAGGCCGAAACCTCAGCCAATGATCTATGCTCCCAGCGATTATTACGCATCGAAAGCACACAGACAAAACATGGCGCCTGCGCCCAGAGTCGCCTGGGAACAAAGCTTTGGGTTCTCTTGTAAATACTGCGGGAACACCGAGGCTCGATACAAAGACGGGGATTTCTACTGTCTGAGGTGTGGTAGAAAGAACTAG
- the cyaB gene encoding class IV adenylate cyclase: MCPDIEVEVKVPCYDLDELEDRLMKRGARAVGEVTQEDVYLAHPCRDFGKNDEALRIRRSGEEWKLTYKGPKLDGETKTREELEIHVDPKVRGILEKVGFEEVMTIRKSRRILMLDEIEISLDRVEGLGDFVELEYKGESVEAGRIMIFQTMERLGLEGSERKSYLELLLARNRKRNPK, from the coding sequence ATGTGCCCGGATATTGAGGTTGAAGTGAAGGTCCCCTGCTACGATTTGGATGAATTGGAGGATAGGCTGATGAAACGGGGTGCTAGAGCTGTCGGAGAGGTCACCCAGGAAGATGTCTATTTGGCTCACCCCTGCAGAGATTTCGGCAAAAACGACGAGGCTCTTAGAATCAGAAGGTCCGGAGAAGAATGGAAACTCACTTACAAGGGACCTAAGCTTGACGGGGAGACGAAAACACGGGAGGAATTGGAGATCCACGTTGACCCAAAGGTGAGGGGCATCCTGGAGAAAGTAGGGTTCGAAGAGGTCATGACCATTCGCAAGAGTCGGAGGATACTAATGCTGGATGAGATCGAGATCTCCTTGGATAGGGTTGAGGGGTTGGGGGATTTCGTCGAGCTCGAGTATAAAGGGGAATCGGTGGAAGCAGGCAGGATAATGATCTTCCAGACCATGGAACGGCTAGGATTAGAGGGCAGCGAGAGAAAATCCTACCTCGAACTGTTACTAGCTCGAAATAGAAAAAGAAACCCTAAATAA
- a CDS encoding cob(I)yrinic acid a,c-diamide adenosyltransferase, giving the protein MHVYTGNGKGKSSAAFGLALRAWGQDLRVCIIQWIKSTEYSGEFKAVSSIKGMEIRQFGAGRFFGNGAPSPEDVRLAEEGLEFAEQVLSSGDYDLVILDELNVAVHLKLLEAEEAARVLKGRAKGVEVVVTGRYAPPIFYEISDYITEFLAVKHPFEKGMPARRGIEY; this is encoded by the coding sequence ATGCACGTATACACCGGAAATGGAAAGGGCAAATCCTCGGCAGCCTTTGGTCTGGCGCTCAGAGCATGGGGACAGGATCTCAGAGTCTGCATTATCCAATGGATAAAATCCACGGAATACTCTGGTGAATTCAAGGCGGTGAGTTCGATCAAGGGAATGGAGATAAGACAGTTCGGAGCCGGTCGATTCTTCGGTAACGGAGCCCCCTCTCCAGAGGATGTACGGCTTGCTGAGGAGGGTCTCGAGTTCGCTGAGCAGGTCCTTTCATCAGGAGATTATGACTTGGTGATTCTCGACGAATTGAATGTCGCCGTCCACCTCAAGCTATTGGAAGCCGAGGAGGCCGCCAGGGTTCTCAAGGGCAGGGCCAAAGGAGTTGAGGTGGTGGTCACCGGAAGGTACGCACCCCCAATCTTCTATGAGATATCTGACTACATAACTGAGTTCCTTGCCGTGAAGCATCCGTTCGAAAAGGGGATGCCTGCCAGAAGGGGTATCGAATACTGA